One Bombus pascuorum chromosome 4, iyBomPasc1.1, whole genome shotgun sequence DNA segment encodes these proteins:
- the LOC132905824 gene encoding protein still life, isoform SIF type 1 isoform X3, whose protein sequence is MGNKLSCSCAPLIRKAYRYEDSPWQAGARGGMGGSGGRRGDTGHLLRCGSLRERKRLWAEVFHVSASGAGTVKWQQVSEDLVPVNITCIQDSPECIFHITAYNSQVDKILDVRLVQPGTRIGQASECFVYWKDTMTNDTWGLNFTSPIDAKQFRECCSPSFKISRKASSSYSLKLEPPNKQKIKTRRKPLSTPASPSRSREPQCTCMTPEQLARFRSQEARYRGFCGTSTLPRTMARSTEVEMTPARDKITAATSSASLYDNVNNANVTPGKTPKAGESKQKEKQNETCQTTPKTANVGIETVTVGSQIDSPEEKGAAVSPKKGQKQSQDSSTQQNSTEMLKSEGTQAGGTLQNKSLRKEQLHHTKSADYTDLEMQNGNIFNIVNNNHSGKKSKSKSTDDMRIENAQNGGISLDSNTLKRMLKPMSSIDSPVTSPEMTRKRHSHHNYHYHPSNNNQKYVMQETENENCAHLYRAPYNNKFQASRSVHDMGRQYTGDMSPPSDNVIFDNQCYATTPSSSNGNSDMEQPTHCSSRRCNGGQAYQQQNMQSVSTPGSPTSRLLLEYEMHLRNTLAKGMDAESYSLRTFEALLTQSMEDLEFAKNIPLNIQRTPHVSRRRPGSNKSSTLPLSYRYCNERQNSKDRDGYYSDRNEMIREKRDREIDRDRGYLSDYNSRCTSCVGESARAQWFRHSDGWQSGSSTLGSGASSSMNPSYVGHKRDSPWDSLPSLRHEGSLNDSGYKSNRTDSLEQRGTFDRQDSVRSDYMSDRDGRYGIVQQASLESTDSRICYLTSSEMSDDDKMSLTTAVSDDDDGESVINSPYRGKQTGTAAASFNCTGAVRKAGFLSVKKWLLRKKHQIELARKRGWKGYWVCLKGTTLLFYPCDSQESRAMEAAPKHLIIVDGAIMQPIPEHPKRDYIFCLSTAFGDAYLFQAPCQVELENWVNSIHSACAAAFARHRGKTGTLHLLQEEIFRLEKAIESDHKLKHMADLQQSVVSDVETKQQINNQIVQWEENLERLHCEQFRLRCYMASLQSGELPNPKSLLTHVSRATKQTLNKLGVFTVSSFHAFICARSPSLLNNLLAGRGATKRRPPLLSRSNSGSSRRSLQISSRDDEKTVKVYVPENQLVSVFVRDAMTVEEFLASACNRKNLNPMEHFVRVKKRRDMEDHNYFVPHRTDMIETYLHTHEIVEVCAKILYQVELQRNTLEQMWGFSVEAELIENSDRQDELCCYVSRVEDKSVAMQNGIIKGDEIMVINGAIVSDLDMMYLESVLQEEVGLCMMMRSSRTEPPDLTGIMRVTDDIIESLVCPPPPSDPPVISEEMISGLIVPAPGWSKESIAQECTSAAHMENGKQTSRTNSFEIENLLKTAEQVTGICRSPGETRKSSPTGSVVSSHSQAMTPSRQLSDAEKLKKVILELIETERTYVKNLNNLLENYLEPLKRETFLSNAEINALFGNIQEIVTFQRQFLQNLDHAIEMEVDFNNFDHPSQFKGVLFSIGSAFLYYVNHFKLYSSFCASHSKAQKVLHPNEGNQALQEFLQARNPRQQHSSTLESYLIKPIQRILKYPLLLQQLRNLTDERSEEHQHLIEALKGMEKVAEHINEMQRIHEEYGAIFDHLFRQHQKSCKQPIDLSPGDLLYYGGVEWLNISDFLGKIKKGLELHAMCFVFKSAVVFLCKERLRQKKKLMGVSTKANSSEVEIIRYQVLIPVTEVQVRASSAKDMESHFLWELIHLRSQLQRRSEKVYVLSNSTTEFRNAFLRTIRQIIRESVRNMSIPSTKQNLSQPPITISPRMSTGHVEKFEKQSASQGQNGSNSSAVTTGTLSKKTVKSQILPTSHNVKRKYSQSKQTVEHESSEDKDTEEPAGAINQQQTTFRSRSKTISDTSGEVKVEMDPGTKSEGEEDSQAFLGEKKANLGRTPNHLTLSTTSTISAGSTGSQARLIQSSHQPENYQPIAVKELGSPIWKPRELPSLGESTTLPRKGKSASEFGDISSSHSASRKSLIEINNCAQQSNCNNHV, encoded by the exons ATGGGCAATAAGTTGTCTTGCAGTTGTGCTCCTCTTATCAGAAAGGCTTATCGTTACGAGGATTCACCATGGCAGGCTGGCGCGAGGGGCGGAATGGGCGGCAGCGGAGGTCGCAGGGGTGACACTGGCCACTTGCTCAGGTGCGGAAGCttaagagaaaggaagag acTGTGGGCCGAAGTGTTCCATGTAAGTGCCAGTGGAGCAGGGACTGTAAAGTGGCAGCAGGTCTCCGAGGATTTAGTTCCTGTAAATATCACATGCATTCAAGATTCGCCAGAATGTATTTTCCATATTACCGCATACAACAGTCAGGTGGACAAAATTTTGGATGTACGATTAGTTCAACCAG gTACACGTATCGGACAAGCATCAGAGTGTTTTGTTTACTGGAAAGATACAATGACCAACGATACGTGGGGATTGAATTTTACTTCTCCGATAGATGCTAAACAATTCAGAGAATGTTGC TCACCGTCGTTCAAGATTTCAAGGAAAGCGTCCTCTTCTTACTCGTTGAAGCTTGAGCCACCTAACAAACAAAAGATCAAAACCCGGAGAAAGCCCTTATCGACACCGGCATCACCGAGTAGATCCAGGGAACCTCAATGCACTTGTATGACCCCAGAACAACTTGCCAGGTTTCGAAGCCAAGAAGCTAGATATCGAGGCTTTTGTG GTACTTCTACACTTCCGCGAACTATGGCACGATCCACGGAAGTTGAAATGACACCAGCTCGTGATAAAATAACTGCAGCAACATCCAGTGCGTCCCTCTACGACAACGTTAACAATGCGAATGTAACGCCAGGAAAAACACCGAAAGCAGGCGAATCAAAGCAAAAGgagaaacaaaatgaaacCTGTCAAACTACACCAAAGACGGCAAACGTAGGAATCGAAACAGTCACCGTTGGATCACAG ATCGATAGCCCGGAAGAAAAAGGCGCTGCAGTTTCTCCGAAGAAAGGTCAGAAGCAAAGTCAAGATTCGTCTACTCAACAAAATAGTACTGAAATGTTAAAATCAGAGGGTACACAAGCCGGTGGtactttacaaaataaatctttaCGAAAAGAGCAATTACATCATACAAAGTCTGCTGATTATACAGACTTGGAAATGCAAAATGGCAATATCTTTAACATAGTGAACAATAATCACAGTGGAAAGAAATCAAAAAGCAAGAGTACGGATGATATGAGGATTGAAAATGCACAGAACGGTGGAATTAGTTTAGATTCGAATACCTTGAAAAGAATGCTGAAACCAATGTCGAGTATCGATAGTCCCGTTACATCCCCAGAGATGACCAGAAAGAGGCATAGCCATCATAATTATCATTACCACCCAAGCAATAACAATCAGAAATACGTTATGCAAGAgactgaaaatgaaaattgtgcGCATCTATATCGAGCAccatataataacaaattccAGGCATCTAGAAGCGTGCATGACATGGGACGTCAGTACACTG GTGATATGTCGCCGCCATCGGATAATGTCATCTTCGATAATCAGTGTTACGCGACCACGCCAAGTTCGTCGAATGGAAACTCGGATATGGAACAACCGACTCACTGCAGTTCGCGTCGTTGCAATGGTGGTCAGGCGTATCAACAACAAAACATGCAATCTGTATCAACACCTGGTAGTCCAACTAGTAGGCTACTTCTCGAATATGAGATGCATCTGAGGAATACTTTGGCCAAGGGTATGGATGCCGAAAGCTACAGTTTGCGTACTTTCGAGGCCTTGCTAACGCAAAGCATGGAAGATTTAG AATTTGCGAAAAATATACCGTTGAACATTCAACGTACACCTCACGTTTCACGAAGAC GCCCCGGTTCCAATAAATCGTCAACGTTACCACTATCGTACCGTTATTGCAATGAAAGACAAAATAGTAAGGATAGGGACGGTTACTACAGCGACCGTAATGAAATGATTAGGGAgaaaagagacagagaaattGATCGAGATCGTGGATATCTTAGTGATTATAATTCTAG ATGTACCAGCTGCGTTGGAGAGTCTGCACGTGCACAATGGTTTCGCCACTCTGATGGATGGCAGTCTGGTAGTTCGACACTTGGCTCTGGTGCTTCTAGTTCTATGAATCCAAGTTACGTGGGACATAAACGAGATTCTCCGTGGGATTCCCTACCATCGCTAAGACACGAGGGCAGCCTTAACGATAGCGGATATAAATCAAATCGAACTGATTCTTTAGAACAAAG AGGAACTTTTGATAGACAAGACAGCGTGAGATCGGATTATATGTCCGATCGGGATGGCAGATATGGAATTGTTCAACAAGCTTCACTGGAGAGCACAGACTCGAGAATTTGCTACTTGACGTCCTCAGAG ATGTCAGACGATGATAAAATGTCGCTAACTACTGCCGTTAGCGATGACGACGATGGTGAAAGTGTCATAAATTCTCCATATCGAGGAAAACAGACTGGTACCGCTGCAGCTTCGTTCAATTGCACGGGAGCAGTTCGAAAAGCTGG atttttaaGCGTGAAAAAGTGGTTGTTACGAAAGAAGCATCAAATCGAGCTGGCGAGGAAGAGGGGTTGGAAAGGTTATTGGGTTTGCTTAAAGGGAACTACCCTTCTCTTCTATCCTTGTGATTCGCAAGAAAGTAGAGCCATGGAGGCAGCACCAAAACACTTGATTATAGTCGATGGTGCAATAATGCAACCAATTCCGGAACATCCAAAACGGGATTACATATTTTGCTTGAGCACCGCATTCGGCGATGCTTATTTATTTCAG GCGCCATGTCAAGTGGAACTCGAAAACTGGGTGAACAGCATACATTCAGCATGTGCCGCTGCGTTTGCACGTCATCGTGGTAAAACCGGAACCCTTCATTTATTgcaagaagaaatatttcgctTAGAGAAAGCGATAGAATCG GATCATAAACTAAAACACATGGCAGATCTTCAGCAATCTGTTGTATCCGATGTAGAAACAAAACAGCAGATTAATAATCAAATTGTTCAATGGGAAGAAAATTTGGAGCGACTTCATTGCGAGCAATTTCGACTAAGATGCTATATGGCGAGTTTACAGAGTGGCGAATTACCAAACCCAAAG AGTTTATTGACGCACGTATCTCGTGCTACGAAGCaaacattaaacaaattagGAGTCTTTACCGTATCGTCGTTTCATGCTTTTATATGCGCACGAAGTCCTTCGTTGCTGAATAATCTACTAGCAGGACGAGGAGCTACCAAGAGAAGACCACCGTTACTATCGAGATCCAATAGTGGATCGAGTAGGAGATCCCTTCAAATATCGTCTAGAGATGATGAGAAAACCGTGAAGGTGTATGTGCCGGAAAATCAG ctGGTATCCGTCTTTGTGCGTGACGCTATGACAGTGGAGGAATTCCTTGCGAGTGCTTGCAACAGGAAAAACCTTAATCCGATGGAACATTTCGTTCGTGTAAAGAAACGACGCGACATGGAAGATCATAATTATTTCGTACCACATAGAACGGACATGATAGAAACTTAT tTGCACACTCATGAGATTGTTGAAGTTTGCGCGAAAATCTTATATCAAGTAGAGCTACAGAGGAATACTCTTGAACAAATGTGGGGCTTTTCGGTGGAAGCAGAATTAATTGAGAATTCTGATCGGCAGGATGAATTGTGTTGTTATGTTAGCAGGGTTGAAGATAAGAGCGTCGCAATGCAAAATG GAATCATTAAAGGAGATGAGATCATGGTAATTAACGGTGCAATAGTAAGCGATTTAGACATGATGTACTTGGAAAGTGTGTTGCAAGAAGAAGTTGGTCTATGTATGATGATGAGATCTTCACGAACTGAACCACCAGACCTTACAGGCATAATGAGAGTCACCGATGACATAATTGAGAGTTTGGTTTGTCCCCCACCACCTTCTGATCCACCGGTTATAAGCGAAGAAATGATTTCCGGTTTAATCGTTCCAGCCCCCGGATGGA GCAAAGAAAGTATCGCGCAGGAGTGTACGTCAGCAGCTCACATGGAAAATGGCAAACAAACATCTCGCACAAATTCATTCGAAATAGAAAACTTATTGAAAACCGCCGAACAAGTAACTGGTATCTGCCGATCACCTGGTGAAACAAGAAAATCTAGTCCCACTGGAAGTGTTGTTAGTTCTCATTCTCAAGCTATGACGCCGAGTCGGCAATTAAGCGATgctgagaaattgaaaaaagttaTTCTAGAATTAATTGAAACTGAACGTACTTATGTGAAG AACTTAAATAATTTGCTGGAGAACTACTTAGAACCCCTTAAACGCGAAACATTCTTATCGAATGCAGAGATAAACGCATTGTTTGGGAACATACAAGAGATTGTTACATTTCAACGacaatttctacaaaatcTTGATCATGCGATCGAGATGGAAGttgatttcaataatttcgaCCATCCTAGTCAATTTAAG gGTGTCCTGTTTTCTATTGGAAGTGCCTTCTTATATTACGTAAATCATTTCAAGTTGTACAGTTCGTTTTGTGCTAGCCACTCAAAAGCACAAAAGGTTTTACATCCAA atGAAGGAAACCAAGCTTTACAAGAGTTCCTGCAAGCGCGCAATCCAAGGCAGCAACACTCGTCGACTTTAGAATCATACTTGATAAAACCTATTCAACGAATACTGAAATATCCGTTGTTGTTACAACAGCTTCGAAACCTAACTGACGAACGAAGTGAAGAGCACCAGCACTTGATTG AAGCCTTAAAAGGAATGGAGAAAGTAGCAGAACACATCAATGAAATGCAAAGGATTCACGAAGAATACGGAGCTATCTTTGATCACTTGTTCAGGCAACATCAAAAGTCTTGCAAACAG CCGATCGACTTAAGTCCAGGAGATCTTTTATATTATGGAGGGGTCGAATGGCTCAATATTTCCGACTTTCTTGGTAAAATCAAGAAAGGGCTGGAACTGCACGCAATGTGTTTTGTGTTTAAGTCTGCTGTCGTATTCTTGTGTAAAGAAAGATTGAgacaaaagaagaaacttatg GGGGTATCCACCAAAGCGAATTCCAGTGAGGTAGAAATAATTCGCTATCAAGTATTAATTCCTGTAACGGAAGTACAAGTTAGAGCTAGTTCCGCCAAAGATATGGAATCTCATTTCCTGTGGGAATTGATCCACTTAAGAAGTCAATTACAGAGAAGATCGGAGAAAGTATACGTGCTTTCTAACAG CACAACAGAATTCAGAAATGCATTTTTGAGGACGATACGTCAAATTATTCGAGAATCGGTTCGAAATATGAGTATACCATCGACGAAACAGAACTTGAGCCAACCACCGATTACCATTTCACCACGAATGTCAACTGGACACGTTGAAAAGTTTGAGAAACAGTCGGCAAGCCAGGGACAAAATGGCAGTAACAGTAGCGCCGTAACTACCGGTACGCTATCGAAAAAAACGGTTAAATCGCAAATATTGCCAACTTCCcataacgtaaaacgaaaaTATAGCCAATCGAAGCAAACGGTAGAGCACGAAAGCTCCGAAGATAAAGATACCGAGGAGCCAGCAGGCGCAATCAATCAACAGCAAACAACATTTCGCTCCCGAAGCAAGACTATCAGCGATACATCCG GAGAGGTGAAAGTCGAGATGGATCCAGGAACAAAATCTGAAGGAGAAGAAGATTCGCAAGCTTTTTTAGGTGAGAAGAAGGCGAATTTGGGCCGCACACCGAATCATTTGACTTTGAGcaccacttcaacaatttcAGCAGGAAGTACGGGTAGTCAGGCGAGACTGATCCAATCTTCTCATCAACCGGAAAATTATCAGCCGATCGCAGTCAAGGAACTTG GTTCGCCGATTTGGAAACCACGGGAATTACCCTCGCTAGGAGAGTCTACGACGTTGCCACGTAAGGGTAAGTCGGCCAGCGAGTTTGGGGATATAAGCTCATCTCATAGCGCCTCCCGAAAGTCTCTGATAGAAATCAATAATTGTGCTCAACAATCTAACTGTAATAACCacgtttaa